Genomic segment of Panicum virgatum strain AP13 chromosome 2K, P.virgatum_v5, whole genome shotgun sequence:
cacaggggccgggtgagagcattggtgacatgttcagtcggtttcaatcgattgtgaacaaagtcagtgcgaacagatctgctgatgcccttgactacacagagcacgagaaggccctcaatttgctctacgcacttgaccgctctgtgtgggatctcaaggtgaacacgatcatcgagtctgtaggctatgagactctgactgtgaatgagcttttcagcaagctcaaggccacagaggtggataaccagacacgagccaagctcaatggtgcccctccttccaagagcatcgctcttgtgacttgcccaggtggatcgagctctaacgctaactctgctcttggcttttctcttgcctctttgccatctgttacagatgagcagttagagacgctgggcgacaacgacttgtgcctcctcatcaacaagttccagcgtgtctaccacaacaggcagaggaagaagaacctcgggtgctaccactgcggcgatctgaaccacttcatcgccgactactccaagaagtccggcggtggccagaacaacaacttcAACTACTACCgtcaccgcgaccgcgacgagggaggccccaacaaggagcgtcggcgccacaagcaccgcagtcgtgaccgggacaAGGGAGGACaagggttttcaaaaacaagcagggtgaggatgggttggttgttcgaaacaaggctcgtcttgttgcccaggggttttgccaaaaagaagggattgattttgaggaaacttttgccccagttgcacgtttggaagcgattcggatttttcttgcatttgctgcttctaagggttttaaagttttccaaatggacgttaaatctgccttcttaaattgttttatcgaagaagaggtttatgtgaaataaCCCCTGGTTtcaaaaatcccaagtttccaaaccgtgtttataaacttcagaaagcactttatgATTTGAAACAgacacctagagcttggtatgatggactgaaaatatttttggtggctcagggttttaaaatgggatgtgtggataaaactttgttcctcatgaggtctggcactgattttctattagttcagatatatatgactgatattatctttggtggctcttctcacactcttgtctccaagttttctgagcagatgtccagggagttcgagatgagtatgatgggtgagctaCAGTTCTTTCttgggctgcagatcaagcaaactcctcagggcacgttcgtccattaagccaagtacaccagggacttgctgcggaagtttgacatgagtgacttgtctcctcagctgACTCCGATtagcacatcgacggcgcttgatgaggacttggacggtgaggcggtggactagaaggagtacaggagcatgatcagctccctcctgtacctgacggcgacgcggccggacattcagttcagcgtcggcctttgtgcgcggtaccaggcttctccgcgcacctcccacaggcaagtggtgaaacgcatcttcaggtatatGAAATTCACCCgagtttggtctttggtactctgcggattcttctttggttttggtgggcttttctgatgccgatttcggtgggtgtcggttggatcgcaagtcgacatccggcacttgtcaatttctcggtacatctttggtgtcttggtcctctcgcaagcaggctagcgtagcgctttcttccacagaagctgagtatgttgccgctgctagctgttgcacccagatactttggatgaaacaaaccttgcaggattatggactgagttttgatagggttcccatctttgtagacaacatgtccgccattagcattgcaaagaaccctatcctactgttggtgctccttaagtacccattttatcccttgtttatccttgataatggcatgaatttaatatcaaaatcactaaccgtcctaaccccggcctaattattggtcattttcacatttgcacatatattttggaggaacttcgtttttgtaggtttttggcctattttggagcatgaaatgacgaggcccgtgatcgagcgctaacacggagaaagacgaaggccaaagcccaaaggaaggaccaaagcccatgttgattcgaagcccattcatgcacatccatcctccaagagagcccaaaggaccaagcccacgaagatgagatcaagatacttcgggattaagcaaagcaaatgaagatttaaggaaggattccctatcctatcctttcctcgaagatatctccaagataatgacgtccaaaggggtgcaatcgtgaaggacataaactctagaagatgtgaggagtctacatgcgaaagatgagaccgaggcgggcccgaaagagggtaggttggccggcctaggcccatgaaaccggccggcctagcccttttctgaggcggttcggcctccccttcgaccggtagcttcctcggcttataaatagctcgcaccttattcaactcggggaatcaatccacccagaactcgacgaaaacctagggccaaggccggagggagatgacggccgccgcaagtcttcgaaggtacctaggagatggcttaggccacccctagccgccatggccttccTGCGAGGTTGTAccctggtgtggtgacagcatggcggaggggaAAATTCTAGCGaagacatgatgtggaataggatcgatggcgagtaccatgggagtcgttgcgcggccaccaagaggaggagcttcgagtaagagcacttggtgggcgtttggggtaaagctttgggaaaccttaggcgtcgacacgcacctcgcaccggtgaccttgggaaagtaggccgcttgcgagccgcctttctgagagatgatttcgtgtacctttagttgagatgcaatctatgttttgatcacctttttgactagaactgtacctagagacgataggccctatctccttggttgtgttatcgcATATACGGTTGTGGGTgcgatgaacacttatgcttcattcatatctatcaagtgttcagtttatatgcaatcttcacttcatgtttaggataggttcgatagattagatggtaaactctagtcagttcgcttccgatccacggattgataaatcttgggggagtactctaagaaaaaagctaccacgatccatgcgcttgcggtacgtaaattggggctctaaggagtgtcaacaccTACACTCCATAACCAAATACATCGATATCCGGTTCCACtacctgcgagataaccatgagagaggccacatagacttgaaccatgtcccttcagagaggcaaactgcagatatcctcaccaaaccacttgagcaggacacctttgctcgcttgcgaggggagcttggggtttgttaccccttttgatcgctgacttctctttggttagctttttgtaggtctttgtttttgtttctcctCGCCTTCTAGCTTCTGATAGATGCatttgcattgtacatgtttgcattttgcattgcttcactACACTGGCATTCTTGTATATACTGTTATGATcctctagtgcttgctagtgtagtttcttagacttgatcatgtatagcttgctctttagtatatgtcatatcatctgagttaagctattttgatttgaaaatctgaaaacatgatcaccctgtctggctactagcatgttaggttGTATTGATacgctttgctatcttattcatgctagtgtggtttTTAATCTTTGACATGAGCTAAAATTGTTAAATATATGtctgaaatggattgaaaagatccaggtggaattgcttgtcgcactgatcgagctttcgggacggctcacatagcactagtgagaacccgggcaaggctgtgcatgactgaagtgagtgccttaagcttctgactgcctttggcataggcttggcctcgctgctaagtaaagcatgacaagctttcaacccctggcagaaACACTTGCTTGATATATACTGTTAAATTTTCATTCAAATGCAAGTGTTGAGTTGCAGAATTGATTCATGATCAAATATGTTGGCTGTTTTGGATCACCATGTATGAGTTTGGCTAGCACTGCTTTCTTTCTCCTATTtgctgttgctagatcatgggtgatgcttttatttttgcTGAACAGAACTTGTTAGCTCTAGACTtgattgatataccctgttgagctagattcagTTCCTGTTTATGAAGCACACATGCCTGTCACTAGATGATCATATCTTTGTATGCCTGAATGTTTCACTTACACCCTCTGCAcgacattcattgcatagcatgatTTCAGGGGGAGGTTTAGGCATATTTTAGGCTtcatgtgtgcatgtgccaacaagggggagaagtttttaggagagaagtgatcgaacaagggggagagttgttggatttttgaaaaacttgttgcgcactgggctttgagagtgcatcattttgtgaGAGTTGCACGTATGAGGGGGAAATGCATTTTAGGGGGAGTTTCTACTTTGTTTTGACTCCTGATCTTTCCTCGCTTTCTTTccgcttcttgcatgactgcgtcgagctttacctctgtctttgaggagtcgtgttttggcttttgatcgattgcgtcgagccgttgcccttgtcttagggaatcgatctttgcttgagtaagtgactgttcttgcctttctgagctttttgtcacttgcttgagttcttcactttcttcatgctactttttatttttcacttctctggttacaggtggtgtgttgacaatgcactcatcaagggggagattgaggaatgagcagtactcactcctggctgtgatgagtgaattgtcaaccgtgcggtgtgatcgtgttcttagtctttggttgcaggtacacgggcgtcgagtgtcgacggtgagctgccgtggaggtgctgcggccgatggaccgtgcggtcgacggcggtgaagggcagccgggaccggagctcgggctgggcggcagctgtggcgtccactcctggatcgagggtgcAAGCACcagtggatggcgggtttcttggtttgcgccacaaaaccaagctggcggacggcggttgaagacgccaagtcgtggaggcacgggcgtcggtctcgggactggcggaggaacgggtgtcgacggcgtctagggcctcgctgtgggcgaggaggtgacgggcgtcgggcggcgtctagggccgtcagaaggccgaggcgggaacggcgtccagggccacggcgtggaggcaggAATCTCCCctcgcgtggagttttggcgattttctcaaaaccggccacctacccgggtttcgcggaccctctaaaatcgcggaccggatcttcatcgacgtggcggcatcgcggagaaggcttcgagtcgaagaaagaaactccgccgtcggatgagatcgtgtacaggctATATAAGTCCCCCCTCACCTGTTCGTGgggttgagtctcttgagtccttttctgttttttccttccccttcctcctaatccggttagggccaaggtctccaacgcaaaagaggattaggttatagctaatctctctaatcaagagggtggatgatggtgtggtaggctctagctttgtataggtgaattcctctgagattaaTGAATGAAATCATGTTGAGTTCATCTTTGTGTGCTGATTTTTCGTCCCCCCCCCTTCCTCTTTTGTGTTTTGGACttgatttctcctcttttggtgtgtttcgtgttTGGAGGAGTCAATCCCTTTGATTTGTGGTTTGCTGGACtcgttgtgacgattctaattcatctagcctagtgccaaacaccctggaatcgcgagttctcacgaattggagtttttcacgttcttgagaaaaccccaatgctctttgatcttccctcgaattctcaagatcctttaatcttttgggagagatctcttggggatatgttcacgggacaattgtgaaggtatcctccaagtttcgttggatttggacttcgtttgctcgagattcaacaTTTGAAGCCTTGTTCACGAGCTGTCtgggagcaaccggtctgaccggtgtcgataaccggtctgaccggtccgaccggtctgaccagggtgctgcaccggtctgaccggtctgaccagggtgctgcaccggtctgaccggtccgaggCTGTGAGTTCTGCAGATTCTCTCGTAATTGCCTCTCTTGCTTCCGCTTAGCTTCCTAGGGCGTTTCGCAaagagatagctagtccatacctattctctcatatcctaggtttgagggcttgtggtgattttcgggatataagccgacggatcgatttcgaaagaaattttgatcggctcccattcaccccccctctggtcaccagtttcggtccctcagctAGGTACCCTATTGTTCCAACGACGTGTGTTGTTTGTGGATCAGTGTCATGGTCATATAACCTAGCAAGGCCAAAGTCACCAAGTCGTCCATTCATGTCACTATCTAGGAGGACATTACTTGGTTTGATATCCCGATGGATGACGACTTTTTCCCACTCTTCGTGGAGGTAGAGCAAACAAGATGCAATGCCTTTGATGATATGCCATCTATTAGCCCAACTAAGAATTGGCTTCCCTTCTTTACCATACAAGTACTTGTCAACACTTCCATTCGGCATGTACTCGTACACCAAAAATAATTCGCCTCTTCTTCGGCAATAGCCCAGCACACGCACCAAATTGCGATGTTGGATATGTCCTATGCTAACAACCTCTGCAATGAATTCCTTCATGCCCTGCTTAGAATCATGAGACACTCTTTTCACTGCTACCTCCAATTTAGACACTGGAAGTATCCCCTTGTAAATCCTCCCGAATCCTCCAATACCTAGCAAGTTCTTGTCCTTGAATCCTTCTGTTGCATAGAACAAATCCTTATAGGAGAATCGGTGTGGTCCAAACTCAACCTCCCAATCTTCCCTCAGCTCAGCATACTTCAAATTCCTTCGAATGAGTAGGAAAACAGCAGTGCCAACAGTGAGGACAAATGCAGCTGTTGCTATTGGTAGAACAATGTCCAATACCTTAGATCGAGGCCTTGGTCCCATTCGTGGTAACTTAGGTAGCCTAGCAATATCAATGACAGGAGCAGGACCATTCATGCTGAAGCTCCAGCCAAGCACATAATGCCGTGAATTGATTGTGCCAGTTGCAGAGGAGAAGCCGATGTATGCAACATCTGTAACAACACCTGTGAGGTTGTAGGTGGTTGTGAATAGTGGCTTTATAGGCCTGGCAACCTTCAAAGGAGCCATGGTAACTGTGATGCCGGAAACCTTGTCATCATAGTCTATCCACACTTGCATAGCCTCACGGCTAATCAGGCTCAAGTTGCGGAATTTACCATCCTCATCGGAATAGTAGCCAGCATTTACCATCCTCATCGGAATAGTAGCCAGCATAGTAGGACTCCAATGATTTGAGACCACTGACGTTGGCACCTGCATGGTTGGCGTTGAGATCATTGAACTCCTTGTTTTGTATGGTATCAAGCTCAACAACAAAGAAGTGGTTGCTGACATTGCCGTTGTTCTGTATGTCTGTGAGGCCTAGGAACTGACCGGGCAATGCAGCTGATGAGAAATTTCTGCTTGGTGCCACAACAAACGCCATGCCATGGGCACTTAGATCAGTGTACACAGACAAGATGGCAAACACAAAGGAGGTGGAGAAAGATTGCACTGTTCCATTGGGAGACCTCACGAACCGCAGTGGAGTTGGGTAGAAGGCATGGCCTTTTTGCTGGTCCGTTCCATTGGTGAGCTCAAGTAGGCCATTTGATGTGATCGTGGTAGCTCCATCCACAACAAGATCATTTTCGGAGAAGCCAGAGTAGAAGAATTGATGGTCATCACCACTAGTGAAGGCTGCTAGGTAAAGGCTGAGGAAGAGGAGCTGTAGAAGCATGGACACAGGCTTTATTTTGGACGGCATGGTATTGTGTGGAGATGGGAACAATGGTGTTAGGGTTTAGCATTGAGGCAAGGTTGGCTTCCTGCTTTGCAAT
This window contains:
- the LOC120695143 gene encoding L-type lectin-domain containing receptor kinase SIT2-like codes for the protein MPSKIKPVSMLLQLLFLSLYLAAFTSGDDHQFFYSGFSENDLVVDGATTITSNGLLELTNGTDQQKGHAFYPTPLRFVRSPNGTVQSFSTSFVFAILSVYTDLSAHGMAFVVAPSRNFSSAALPGQFLGLTDIQNNGNVSNHFFVVELDTIQNKEFNDLNANHAGANVSGLKSLESYYAGYYSDEDGKFRNLSLISREAMQVWIDYDDKVSGITVTMAPLKVARPIKPLFTTTYNLTGVVTDVAYIGFSSATGTINSRHYVLGWSFSMNGPAPVIDIARLPKLPRMGPRPRSKVLDIVLPIATAAFVLTVGTAVFLLIRRNLKYAELREDWEVEFGPHRFSYKDLFYATEGFKDKNLLGIGGFGRIYKGILPVSKLEVAVKRVSHDSKQGMKEFIAEVVSIGHIQHRNLVRVLGYCRRRGELFLVYEYMPNGSVDKYLYGKEGKPILSWANRWHIIKGIASCLLYLHEEWEKVVIHRDIKPSNVLLDSDMNGRLGDFGLARLYDHDTDPQTTHVVGTIGYLAEGPKLVVEPDIDVFGYGV